A genomic region of Nitrospira lenta contains the following coding sequences:
- a CDS encoding glycosyltransferase family 2 protein, producing the protein MWIETFISLSEWLFLLYLLGLTAGYLMLDVVAAIHLRRYMEERSLNSLPHGYTGFEPQITLLVPAFNEEATIVTTVKSLLQLSYSEFEIVVINDGSKDKTLDVLIKEFGLIPFPEAYDARLATQHIRTIYHAPAQLNLRVVDKDNGGKADSLNAGINISLYPLFCCIDADSILQRDSLRLAAQPFLDDPHTIACGGTVRVANGCEVKNGFLMKVGLPTNILALFQIVEYLRAFLFGRLGWSPINAMLIISGAFGLFHKDTVIGVGGYRHDTIGEDMELVVRLHRHMRLAGKPYRITFAPDPVCWTEAPEDLTTLKNQRIRWQRGLCESLMKNIDLLCHPKGGAVGWLAFPFMALFEWLGPVIEVFGYAFVTAGFISGFISFHVWLVLLLAAISLGILLSVSAFFLEEMSFHVYPKPQHVLRLLLGAIFENFGYRQLNSLWKLIGLYRWLVGKKAAWGAMTRTASWHSK; encoded by the coding sequence ATGTGGATCGAGACGTTCATATCGCTCTCCGAATGGCTGTTCTTGCTCTACCTTCTCGGCCTGACCGCGGGATACTTGATGTTGGATGTCGTCGCCGCGATTCATCTGCGGCGCTACATGGAAGAGCGTTCGCTCAACAGCCTCCCGCATGGCTACACCGGATTCGAACCGCAAATCACGCTGCTCGTTCCCGCCTTCAATGAAGAAGCGACCATCGTGACCACGGTCAAATCTCTCCTCCAGCTGAGCTATTCGGAATTTGAAATTGTGGTCATCAACGACGGGTCGAAGGACAAGACGTTAGACGTCCTGATCAAGGAATTCGGACTGATTCCCTTTCCCGAAGCCTATGACGCCCGGCTGGCCACGCAACACATCCGAACGATCTACCATGCCCCGGCGCAACTCAATCTGCGGGTCGTCGATAAAGACAACGGCGGTAAAGCGGACTCGCTCAACGCGGGGATCAACATTTCGCTGTATCCGTTATTTTGCTGTATCGATGCCGATTCCATTCTCCAGCGCGACAGCCTGCGGCTGGCCGCACAGCCCTTTCTGGACGACCCCCACACCATTGCCTGCGGCGGCACCGTGCGGGTCGCCAACGGCTGCGAGGTGAAGAACGGATTTTTAATGAAGGTCGGACTCCCGACCAATATCCTCGCGCTGTTTCAAATCGTCGAATACCTGCGCGCCTTCCTGTTCGGCCGGCTCGGTTGGTCTCCGATCAACGCGATGCTCATCATTTCCGGCGCCTTCGGCCTGTTCCATAAGGACACCGTGATCGGGGTCGGCGGCTACCGCCACGATACGATCGGCGAAGACATGGAACTCGTTGTGCGGCTCCACCGGCACATGCGGCTCGCCGGGAAGCCCTATCGCATCACCTTCGCCCCCGACCCGGTTTGCTGGACCGAGGCCCCGGAAGACCTCACGACGCTGAAAAATCAGCGCATCCGGTGGCAGCGCGGCCTCTGCGAAAGCCTGATGAAAAATATTGATCTCTTATGTCATCCCAAAGGCGGGGCCGTGGGCTGGCTGGCGTTCCCTTTCATGGCCCTGTTCGAATGGCTGGGCCCGGTCATCGAAGTCTTCGGCTATGCATTCGTGACCGCCGGATTTATCTCGGGCTTCATCTCCTTTCACGTCTGGCTGGTCTTGCTCTTGGCCGCCATCAGTCTCGGCATCCTGCTCTCGGTCAGTGCATTTTTTTTGGAGGAGATGTCGTTCCATGTCTATCCGAAACCTCAACATGTGCTCCGGCTTCTGCTCGGGGCAATTTTTGAGAATTTCGGCTATCGACAATTGAACTCTCTCTGGAAATTGATCGGGTTGTATCGTTGGCTGGTCGGCAAGAAAGCCGCCTGGGGAGCCATGACGAGGACCGCATCCTGGCACAGCAAGTAG
- a CDS encoding tetratricopeptide repeat protein — protein MLRTGQIKRIACVAFLALLVTTGIDGLVITVQATSAEPSPRQLLEQGKSLEHRKQFPEAIAVYRRYLAARPENDEARASLAKLLSWQQQWDEASALYRDVLSRHPLDDDSRVALGRILSWQHRYDEATHEYGLVLRDYPQHLDALTGLADVLLWSGHPDQAIPYYQRVVEATGDPELAARLHSLKAEVTPTSTPPVQHPTVVPTIVRETESVSGGARQILDSGHQREVAQQYGDAVALYREGLRRYPDNDEVRSALARVLSWQGAHSEATSLYREVLARHPKDQDVRVAVAQVLSWQQQFPESQTLYEQVVREEPHHKEARRGLAEVAHWRGDRTEALARYEALAAETHDPDIEQQLRNVQSELLVSPRAAVGQGLAGLRLPYRDYAKVGYGYYTYTRGQPDERDLLFEVAKPIGDQTVVVRAEPINRFGSHDTPLSAELYSPLWKRAWGYVAAQGTVNPHFAPNYSFVGELAQGLGGVHDALAPFEVSFGYRRLNYKKDDIDLIMPGLTIFLPFNLWLTEKVYAIPNTGAITLASQLTWRPTERVQVFASGSFGTSGERIVAAQDFTRVQSRTLQGGVTFPVTERFSVEASGYYEDRGFLYVRRGGNLNLLYHW, from the coding sequence ATGTTGCGGACAGGTCAGATCAAACGTATTGCGTGCGTCGCGTTCTTGGCACTCCTTGTGACGACCGGAATTGATGGGCTTGTCATAACTGTGCAGGCGACCAGCGCCGAGCCGTCGCCACGCCAGCTTCTGGAGCAGGGGAAGTCTCTGGAGCACCGCAAACAGTTTCCGGAGGCCATCGCGGTCTATCGCCGGTATTTGGCGGCGCGCCCGGAGAATGATGAAGCGCGTGCAAGCTTGGCGAAGCTCCTCTCCTGGCAGCAGCAATGGGACGAAGCGAGCGCGCTCTATCGGGACGTGCTATCCCGCCATCCCCTCGACGATGACAGCCGCGTTGCTCTTGGACGAATTCTCTCGTGGCAACATCGCTACGACGAGGCCACACATGAGTATGGCCTAGTCCTCCGCGACTATCCGCAGCATCTGGATGCGCTGACCGGGCTCGCCGATGTGCTGTTGTGGAGTGGGCATCCGGACCAGGCCATCCCGTATTATCAGCGCGTCGTCGAGGCCACGGGCGATCCAGAGCTCGCGGCGCGCCTCCATTCGCTGAAGGCTGAGGTGACGCCGACAAGCACTCCGCCGGTTCAACATCCGACCGTTGTGCCAACTATCGTCCGGGAGACCGAGTCTGTCTCCGGCGGTGCGAGACAGATATTGGACAGCGGGCATCAGCGTGAGGTGGCGCAGCAGTACGGCGATGCGGTTGCGCTCTACCGTGAAGGCCTGCGCCGCTATCCTGACAATGATGAGGTGCGGAGCGCCTTGGCGCGTGTCCTATCGTGGCAGGGGGCTCATTCCGAAGCGACGTCGTTGTATCGCGAGGTGTTGGCGCGCCATCCGAAGGATCAGGATGTTCGCGTGGCGGTGGCGCAGGTGCTCTCGTGGCAACAACAATTTCCTGAATCCCAGACCCTGTATGAGCAGGTCGTGCGGGAGGAGCCTCATCATAAAGAGGCGCGCCGCGGGCTTGCCGAAGTGGCGCATTGGCGGGGCGATCGAACCGAGGCCTTGGCGCGGTACGAAGCGCTGGCGGCCGAGACGCACGATCCGGACATCGAGCAGCAATTGCGCAACGTGCAATCTGAGTTGCTGGTTTCGCCGCGGGCAGCCGTGGGGCAGGGGTTGGCCGGGTTGCGGCTGCCCTATCGCGACTATGCCAAGGTTGGCTACGGGTACTACACCTACACGCGGGGCCAGCCGGATGAGCGCGATCTGTTATTCGAGGTGGCTAAGCCGATCGGCGATCAAACCGTAGTGGTACGGGCCGAACCGATCAATCGCTTTGGCTCGCACGACACGCCGTTGTCGGCCGAATTGTACAGCCCGCTCTGGAAGCGGGCCTGGGGCTACGTCGCGGCACAAGGAACCGTCAATCCGCACTTCGCCCCGAACTACTCGTTCGTCGGCGAGCTAGCGCAAGGGTTAGGCGGCGTCCATGACGCGCTGGCTCCGTTCGAAGTGTCGTTCGGCTATCGTCGCTTGAATTATAAGAAAGACGACATTGATCTCATCATGCCAGGGTTGACCATCTTCCTGCCGTTCAATCTCTGGCTGACCGAAAAGGTCTATGCCATTCCCAACACCGGAGCTATTACGTTGGCGTCGCAATTGACCTGGCGGCCGACGGAGCGGGTGCAGGTCTTTGCGTCGGGATCGTTCGGCACGTCGGGTGAGCGGATCGTAGCCGCGCAGGATTTTACCCGGGTGCAGAGCCGGACGCTCCAAGGGGGGGTGACGTTTCCCGTCACGGAGCGC
- a CDS encoding peroxiredoxin — MSDVAAEIKVGDTAPDFNLKDQDQKDVKLSDYRGKKNVVLAFYPLDWSPVCQGENKCLTDDFPKFQNANAELFGISCDSFFSHKAWADSMDLKHRLLADMHRTTAKAYGLYFEPLNCSKRATVIVDKNGKVAYAKVQEIKVAREDKDILEALAKLG, encoded by the coding sequence ATGAGTGATGTAGCGGCAGAAATTAAGGTTGGCGATACCGCCCCGGATTTTAACCTGAAGGACCAGGACCAGAAGGATGTGAAGCTGAGCGATTATCGCGGCAAGAAAAACGTCGTTCTCGCCTTTTATCCGTTGGACTGGAGCCCGGTGTGCCAAGGGGAGAACAAGTGCTTGACCGATGACTTCCCCAAGTTTCAGAACGCCAATGCCGAACTCTTCGGCATCAGTTGCGACAGCTTCTTCTCGCACAAGGCCTGGGCGGATTCCATGGATCTCAAGCACCGGTTGTTGGCCGACATGCATCGGACCACGGCAAAAGCCTACGGCCTCTATTTTGAGCCATTGAACTGTTCCAAGCGCGCCACCGTCATTGTCGACAAGAACGGCAAGGTGGCCTACGCAAAAGTGCAAGAGATCAAGGTTGCCCGCGAGGATAAAGACATCCTCGAAGCACTGGCGAAACTCGGTTAA
- a CDS encoding YybH family protein, producing the protein MGSLPLRIILLAVLLGWSLSAWAGQDEEAVQRTITQAVAGTATFSESRDKQSVLMLYTDDYMGTQDGQAETKAAIEQWLSEYESELKQGNRLRFIGTVSNLKTGLEGATAWAIYDYVFQAIRDGEIEGQDAGTCTSLLRKEQSAWRIFHDHCSKSKAVQ; encoded by the coding sequence ATGGGATCCCTGCCGCTGCGGATTATTCTGCTTGCCGTCTTGCTCGGGTGGAGTCTGTCCGCATGGGCCGGGCAAGATGAAGAGGCTGTTCAGCGCACGATCACGCAGGCGGTCGCCGGTACCGCGACCTTTTCAGAGTCACGAGACAAGCAGTCGGTGTTGATGCTGTATACGGACGACTATATGGGGACTCAGGATGGCCAGGCGGAGACCAAAGCGGCGATCGAACAATGGTTGAGCGAGTATGAGTCAGAGTTGAAGCAGGGCAATCGATTGCGGTTTATCGGGACAGTGTCGAATCTCAAGACTGGTCTGGAGGGGGCGACGGCCTGGGCGATCTACGACTATGTGTTTCAAGCCATCAGAGATGGCGAGATCGAAGGCCAGGATGCCGGGACCTGTACCAGTTTACTGCGGAAAGAGCAGTCGGCCTGGCGCATTTTTCATGATCACTGTTCGAAATCGAAGGCCGTGCAGTAG
- the typA gene encoding translational GTPase TypA: MTQSRAPHDRRNDIRNIAIIAHVDHGKTTLVDAVLRQTHVHRKIDDMGERIMDSMDQERERGITIRAKNASVIYKGVKINIVDTPGHADFGGEVERTLRMVDGVLILVDAKEGPMPQTTFVLRKALALGHKAIVVINKIDRPDAVIDDVVNRTFDLFVHLGATDEQLDFPIVYAAAIKGQATLDVNKPGTDITPLLDTVLEKIPAPAINAEAPLQILVLALVQDPYKGKMGIGKIQSGSIARRQPVMLLGKDGAQTLGKVSDLAVYSGLERVDADQAAAGEIVAVAGLDEVSIGDTIADAENPIALPRVTIDEPTVQMSFSVNNSPFAGREGKYLTSRHLRDRLFKELETNVSLRVHETDSADRFLVAGRGELHLGVLIEQMRREGYELQVSQPEVIIHRDDNGKATEPYEELTIQVPETYQGTVIEEMGKRRGELRHMRLIHSDVGTSEMHLEYHIPTRGIMGLKNLLLAKTRGTIIMHHVFAAYEPAEERDLMVAPHGSLVAHEDGTSTGYAIFMTQERGTMFIGPGVDVYRGMVIGENSRDEDLDVNVCKEKHLSNMRASGTDEALVLTPPREMSLEFALEYIGPDELVEITPLNLRLRKRLLNADERRRAKKSGK; this comes from the coding sequence ATGACACAGTCACGCGCCCCCCACGACCGCCGGAACGATATCCGGAACATCGCCATCATCGCTCACGTCGACCACGGGAAAACGACCCTCGTCGATGCCGTGCTGCGACAGACCCACGTCCATCGCAAGATCGACGACATGGGCGAACGCATCATGGACTCGATGGACCAGGAGCGGGAGCGCGGCATTACCATCCGAGCCAAGAACGCCAGCGTCATCTACAAGGGCGTGAAGATCAATATCGTCGATACGCCTGGACATGCCGACTTCGGCGGCGAGGTGGAACGCACGCTCCGGATGGTGGACGGCGTGCTCATCCTCGTCGATGCCAAAGAAGGCCCCATGCCACAGACCACGTTCGTCCTGCGCAAGGCGCTGGCCCTCGGGCATAAAGCCATCGTCGTGATCAATAAGATCGACCGGCCCGACGCCGTCATCGACGATGTCGTGAACCGCACCTTTGATCTCTTTGTTCATCTGGGCGCCACCGACGAGCAGCTCGACTTTCCGATCGTCTACGCCGCTGCCATCAAGGGCCAGGCCACGCTAGACGTGAATAAACCCGGCACAGACATTACGCCGTTGCTGGACACCGTACTGGAAAAAATTCCCGCTCCGGCCATCAATGCCGAAGCCCCGCTCCAAATTCTGGTCCTGGCCCTCGTCCAGGATCCCTATAAAGGCAAGATGGGCATCGGAAAGATTCAATCCGGCTCCATCGCCCGCCGGCAGCCGGTGATGCTGCTCGGGAAAGACGGCGCCCAGACGCTTGGCAAAGTATCCGACCTGGCCGTGTATTCCGGCCTTGAGCGAGTCGATGCCGATCAGGCCGCCGCCGGAGAGATCGTGGCCGTCGCGGGCCTCGATGAGGTGAGCATCGGTGATACCATCGCGGATGCGGAAAACCCGATTGCGTTGCCCCGCGTGACGATCGATGAACCGACCGTCCAAATGAGCTTCTCCGTCAACAACAGTCCGTTTGCCGGACGCGAAGGGAAGTACCTGACGTCGCGGCACCTCCGGGACCGCCTCTTCAAAGAACTCGAAACCAATGTGTCCTTGCGCGTGCATGAAACCGACAGCGCTGATCGGTTCCTGGTTGCCGGCCGCGGCGAGCTGCATCTCGGCGTCTTAATCGAGCAGATGCGGCGCGAAGGCTACGAACTCCAGGTCTCGCAACCAGAAGTCATCATCCATCGCGACGACAATGGGAAAGCTACGGAGCCCTACGAAGAACTCACCATTCAAGTGCCTGAGACCTACCAGGGAACCGTCATTGAAGAGATGGGGAAGCGCCGCGGCGAGCTCCGCCATATGCGCCTCATCCATTCCGACGTCGGCACCAGCGAAATGCACCTTGAGTATCATATTCCGACACGCGGCATCATGGGCCTCAAGAACCTGCTGTTGGCCAAAACCCGCGGAACGATCATCATGCACCACGTATTTGCCGCCTACGAGCCGGCTGAAGAACGTGATTTGATGGTGGCGCCGCATGGCTCCCTCGTGGCCCACGAAGACGGCACCAGCACCGGCTACGCCATCTTCATGACGCAGGAACGGGGCACCATGTTCATCGGCCCGGGCGTCGATGTCTATCGCGGCATGGTGATCGGTGAAAACAGCCGAGACGAAGACCTGGACGTGAACGTCTGCAAAGAAAAGCATCTCTCCAACATGCGCGCCTCAGGAACCGACGAAGCGTTGGTGCTCACGCCGCCACGGGAAATGAGCCTGGAGTTCGCGTTGGAATATATCGGGCCGGATGAATTGGTGGAAATCACTCCGCTCAATCTGCGCCTGCGCAAGCGATTGCTCAATGCGGATGAACGCCGCCGAGCCAAAAAGTCCGGCAAATAA
- a CDS encoding thioredoxin family protein, which translates to MAGTVEDVRDENYKEFTDSPGAVVAYGLATCEPCKTYDPILEETAAKFPGIKVGKAKMHVPGRCREIKKTHTFETYPTTHFFANGTLILTREGVVEPAELAALISDHLVK; encoded by the coding sequence ATGGCAGGAACCGTCGAAGATGTCCGAGATGAGAACTACAAAGAGTTCACCGACAGTCCCGGTGCCGTCGTCGCCTATGGTCTCGCCACATGCGAACCCTGCAAGACCTACGACCCTATTCTCGAAGAAACCGCGGCAAAATTTCCGGGCATCAAAGTCGGCAAGGCCAAGATGCACGTCCCCGGCCGCTGCCGCGAGATTAAGAAAACCCACACGTTTGAAACCTACCCCACGACACACTTCTTCGCGAACGGCACGCTCATTCTCACCCGCGAAGGCGTAGTCGAACCGGCTGAACTTGCCGCGCTGATTTCAGACCACCTTGTGAAGTAA